The following coding sequences are from one Hymenobacter sp. DG25A window:
- a CDS encoding T9SS type A sorting domain-containing protein yields the protein MKHTYMRTPKPVQWAALWMFFLVLFALPAIVQAQDLSGSSITTTTNPTFANTEVGSSTVYDNSSPAIRVRVNVDGQDLTGNVTVSVTGGVFAVANFTNANNIGSYSSSVTVNANNGGNASGSVIVRFSPTEAKLYTGQIIVSSPGATSRTFNISGRGIALAPVLSITPSSYTFDNTEIGSVSSDATFNVTGQNLTGNVTVTSSNGEYLILDPATNIYGSTLSLAKSATGTVATTIQVRFKPTSTGNSTGNLTVSSTGATSLVAALSGKGLQNTQPYFTVDPTTINFGDVSGTGSAQSLYFSVSGGNLATNNPIHLVVDNTSIQFRIKDSGAAFSNNPIDINPINGQVAETIIEVRLRSVSQGAFDHNITVSVTNTTLPSKVVRVLANNPFTSGTSAQSSVTALGASKLPIFSTVPGQPSESRSYKVTGEFLVRPIVITAPNNFQIALDSLFTQDVASNGFKSFSLTPNAAGAVAPTRVYVRYLPIVADLESRDISHVSQPATTVNVTVVGNSRPFLSITPASLLDFKTPIVINQKSEIRELTLTALRAREIIRISVSPDEDPANYNTTNKQQFEISLSGAEDDFHTFIDVQPSATTYSVDRKIYVRFVPTRVGLPVAEVRYKSTELYTTDSNGNQIYKVLDDRLKGWALAIEPTKQTEYKAVRSTDFTGATVTYIPAYDGDSYEANGFGRFRLVVISEKSTLLPPQDNPKDGIAYNPGSNGYQTGDQISPGFYVVASGSGTVATFTGLDAAKTYYVYVFDYNANNPGQNAINGVAYNFKTPTDFSPIPGYIIPGNPVILPVQLANFTAKLNNKRVDLNWVTASEKNSKAFEVERSADGINFQKLQSVAGQGNTTTRHEYASVDAQPLVGVSYYRLKQVDTDGKFAYSGVVTVNNVGNGGVAMYPNPVRDQLMIQLPGNTKGAVVTVSDLTGRVQFTKTLSTEGRLNMNSLKPGIYVVTVVNGGQRFTQKIVKQ from the coding sequence ATGAAACACACGTACATGCGTACCCCAAAGCCAGTCCAATGGGCTGCCTTATGGATGTTCTTCCTGGTCTTATTTGCGTTGCCTGCTATTGTTCAGGCGCAGGATCTTTCGGGCTCATCAATTACTACAACAACTAATCCTACTTTTGCAAATACTGAAGTTGGAAGTAGCACTGTTTATGATAATAGTTCGCCGGCCATTAGAGTTCGGGTAAATGTAGATGGGCAAGACCTAACAGGTAACGTAACGGTTTCTGTTACGGGAGGTGTCTTTGCTGTTGCTAATTTCACCAATGCTAATAACATAGGGTCATACAGCAGTTCGGTAACTGTTAATGCTAATAATGGTGGTAATGCAAGTGGTTCTGTAATAGTCCGATTCTCTCCAACTGAAGCAAAGCTATACACTGGCCAGATTATTGTTTCGTCTCCGGGCGCAACCTCACGTACTTTTAATATAAGTGGACGTGGAATTGCTCTAGCACCAGTATTAAGTATAACCCCTAGCTCTTATACTTTTGATAATACTGAAATTGGATCCGTGTCCTCGGATGCTACTTTTAATGTGACAGGTCAGAATTTGACCGGTAATGTTACGGTTACATCCAGCAATGGCGAGTACCTAATTCTGGATCCAGCTACTAATATTTATGGTAGCACTCTTTCCTTAGCTAAGTCTGCCACAGGTACTGTAGCAACTACTATTCAGGTACGCTTCAAGCCTACCAGTACTGGTAACAGCACAGGCAACCTCACAGTATCATCTACTGGTGCAACTTCACTGGTTGCAGCTTTGAGTGGAAAAGGGTTGCAGAACACCCAGCCTTACTTCACTGTTGATCCAACCACTATCAATTTTGGCGACGTATCAGGTACTGGCTCGGCTCAGTCCTTGTACTTCAGTGTGAGTGGTGGTAATCTGGCAACCAACAATCCTATTCATTTGGTTGTAGATAATACTAGCATTCAATTTCGGATTAAGGACAGTGGTGCTGCTTTTAGCAACAACCCCATTGACATCAATCCTATAAATGGCCAAGTTGCAGAGACTATTATCGAAGTACGTCTGCGTTCAGTTTCACAGGGTGCTTTTGATCATAACATCACAGTGTCTGTTACCAATACAACTCTGCCATCTAAGGTAGTACGTGTTCTGGCAAACAACCCTTTCACGAGCGGTACTTCAGCCCAGTCGTCGGTTACTGCTTTGGGTGCCAGCAAGCTTCCAATCTTCTCTACAGTTCCGGGCCAGCCATCTGAGTCGCGCTCTTATAAAGTGACTGGCGAATTCCTAGTGCGCCCGATAGTTATTACAGCACCCAATAACTTCCAGATTGCGCTTGATTCGCTCTTCACTCAGGATGTTGCTTCAAATGGCTTCAAATCCTTCTCATTGACGCCTAACGCAGCAGGAGCAGTTGCCCCTACTCGCGTATATGTGCGTTACCTGCCAATAGTTGCTGACCTGGAAAGCCGGGATATTAGCCATGTAAGTCAGCCTGCTACCACCGTAAACGTAACAGTAGTCGGTAATAGCCGTCCTTTCTTGAGCATAACTCCTGCTTCACTTCTCGATTTTAAGACTCCAATCGTCATTAACCAGAAATCGGAAATTCGGGAATTGACATTGACGGCCTTGCGGGCACGTGAAATCATCCGTATTTCAGTTTCACCGGATGAAGATCCTGCTAATTATAACACTACAAACAAGCAGCAGTTTGAAATCTCACTATCAGGTGCTGAGGATGACTTCCATACCTTCATTGATGTACAGCCAAGCGCTACTACCTACTCTGTAGACAGAAAAATTTATGTTCGCTTTGTGCCTACCCGCGTTGGCTTGCCAGTAGCAGAAGTTCGCTATAAGAGCACGGAACTGTACACCACGGATTCAAATGGTAACCAGATCTATAAAGTACTGGATGACCGTTTGAAAGGCTGGGCTTTGGCCATTGAGCCTACCAAGCAAACAGAGTACAAGGCTGTACGCAGCACAGATTTTACTGGCGCGACGGTAACATACATTCCTGCTTATGATGGCGACTCTTACGAAGCAAATGGGTTCGGCCGCTTCCGCTTGGTAGTTATCAGCGAAAAATCAACGTTGCTGCCGCCTCAGGATAATCCTAAAGATGGTATTGCCTATAACCCAGGCTCTAATGGCTACCAGACAGGTGACCAGATTAGCCCAGGCTTCTATGTTGTAGCAAGCGGTTCCGGCACTGTAGCTACCTTCACAGGTCTGGATGCTGCCAAAACATACTACGTTTATGTGTTTGACTACAATGCCAACAACCCCGGTCAGAATGCCATTAACGGTGTTGCTTATAACTTCAAAACGCCCACGGACTTCTCGCCAATTCCTGGCTACATTATTCCCGGCAACCCGGTAATTCTGCCTGTTCAGCTGGCCAACTTCACGGCTAAACTGAACAATAAGCGGGTGGATCTGAACTGGGTTACGGCTTCGGAGAAGAACAGCAAAGCGTTTGAAGTAGAGCGTTCCGCAGATGGTATCAACTTCCAGAAGCTACAGTCAGTAGCAGGCCAAGGCAATACCACTACCCGTCATGAGTATGCTTCTGTTGATGCACAGCCTTTGGTAGGTGTTTCCTACTACCGCCTGAAGCAGGTTGACACAGATGGTAAGTTTGCTTATTCAGGCGTAGTCACTGTGAACAATGTAGGCAACGGTGGGGTGGCCATGTATCCTAACCCAGTGCGTGACCAGCTGATGATTCAGCTGCCAGGTAATACAAAAGGTGCTGTAGTTACTGTATCTGACCTCACTGGCCGTGTGCAGTTCACCAAGACCCTTTCAACTGAAGGCCGTCTGAATATGAATAGCCTTAAGCCTGGCATATATGTGGTTACCGTGGTGAACGGTGGCCAGCGCTTTACTCAGAAAATTGTAAAGCAATAG
- a CDS encoding CsgG/HfaB family protein, translated as MTYLMRWLRTGLMVGVGLLASCAPYFHQPFASTPARLGAELRANSDFKSLPAAQQRVVVAVYKFRDQTGQYKPSANGSSFSTALTQGATSILLRALEESQWFDPIERENLGNLLNERKIIRSSRAEYSDQGGGKQQQPLLPPLLFAGVLLEGGIISYDANVITGGAGLRYFGAGASGQYRQDRVTVYLRAISTSNGKILKTVYTTKTILSQQVDASLFRFVKFKRLLETETGFTYNEPTEMAVKDAIEKSVQSLILEGIHEGLWSTRNPQDQNGPALQAYLNEKKENLNIDFLDRTLSDRRGHLGAGLLVGGQRYAGDYKGALTRPGAEVTLRYTGPLDNKFSVAVNIGQSQLAASDYYKQTLYYAELCGLYRLLPRDKYTPYLLAGAGFIVKDALERRTISKGSNYLPHLVAGVGMEYMLTNRVGLSAVLNSHYVLSDNLDDTKQGKYNDYYWGALGGVTFYIGGTLNRVKSQATPKK; from the coding sequence ATGACTTATCTAATGCGGTGGCTGCGCACTGGCCTAATGGTCGGGGTGGGCTTGCTGGCCAGCTGTGCGCCTTATTTTCACCAACCCTTTGCCTCTACCCCGGCCCGGCTGGGGGCTGAGCTGCGTGCCAACAGTGATTTTAAATCTCTGCCGGCGGCCCAGCAGCGGGTGGTGGTGGCCGTGTATAAGTTTCGGGATCAGACCGGGCAGTATAAACCCTCAGCCAACGGCTCCAGCTTTTCTACAGCCCTAACCCAGGGCGCTACTTCTATTCTGTTGCGGGCACTGGAAGAGTCGCAGTGGTTTGATCCTATTGAGCGGGAAAACCTGGGCAACCTGCTCAACGAGCGGAAAATCATTCGCTCCAGCCGGGCCGAATACTCCGACCAGGGTGGCGGCAAACAGCAGCAGCCGCTGCTGCCGCCCCTGCTGTTTGCGGGCGTGCTGCTGGAAGGCGGTATTATTTCCTATGATGCCAACGTCATTACGGGGGGAGCCGGCCTGCGCTACTTTGGCGCCGGTGCCTCCGGGCAGTACCGCCAGGACCGCGTAACGGTATACCTGCGCGCCATATCTACCAGCAATGGTAAGATTCTGAAAACGGTGTACACCACCAAGACCATTCTCTCGCAGCAGGTAGATGCCAGCTTGTTCCGGTTTGTCAAGTTTAAGCGCCTGCTGGAAACCGAAACCGGCTTTACCTACAATGAGCCCACCGAAATGGCCGTGAAAGATGCCATTGAGAAATCAGTCCAGTCTCTGATTCTGGAAGGCATCCATGAGGGGCTCTGGAGCACGCGCAACCCCCAAGACCAGAACGGCCCGGCTCTGCAGGCGTACCTGAATGAGAAAAAAGAAAACCTGAACATCGACTTCCTGGACCGCACCTTATCTGACCGGCGCGGCCACCTGGGCGCGGGGCTGCTGGTGGGTGGGCAGCGCTATGCCGGCGACTATAAAGGGGCTCTTACCCGCCCCGGCGCCGAAGTAACCCTGCGCTACACGGGACCCCTGGATAATAAGTTCTCCGTAGCCGTGAACATCGGCCAAAGCCAGCTGGCTGCGTCTGACTATTACAAGCAAACCCTGTACTACGCCGAGCTATGTGGCTTATACCGCTTACTCCCGCGCGACAAGTACACGCCTTATCTGCTGGCCGGCGCTGGGTTTATTGTGAAAGATGCTCTGGAGCGCCGGACGATAAGTAAAGGATCCAACTACCTGCCGCATCTGGTAGCCGGCGTGGGCATGGAATATATGCTCACAAACAGGGTAGGCCTGAGCGCCGTGCTGAACTCGCACTATGTACTATCTGATAATCTGGATGATACCAAACAGGGAAAGTATAATGACTATTACTGGGGCGCTCTGGGAGGAGTCACCTTCTACATTGGAGGAACCTTAAATCGGGTTAAAAGCCAAGCAACACCGAAGAAGTAA
- a CDS encoding carboxypeptidase regulatory-like domain-containing protein — translation MLLSGCKEDTITPTLYGSVEGVVLDASDNTPLANVIITTNPATSSFATDEEGRFSLPNIAAGKYSISAHKIGYKGETSSITVGEEQLTEVTLALEHAVSNQGPNAPFNPSPAPGAVDQPVSLTLRWQGKDPDKGDSLRYDVLLYEGNSTDRNILATSIRDTFYTVNNLKYNTAYFWQITARDQDGLTARSEVWSFRTASFPLNRYVFARTVEGNTDIYSANADGSTLQRLTTAAFTETAPQISPTRDKIAYTSNETGQYQLYTMNRDGSGQRRITMLSVEGYQNSGIGYCWSPDGAQLVYSHYDQLYRINRDGTGLTLLATAPAGRHFRQCDWTVQGNLLLVQTIGAKPYDSEIYLYNADGTSPRLVVKNLPGRVDSPSFSIDGTEMLYTHDAAGFESNAGRQLNTHIYKMKLDGTNLVDLSTGKQAGTNDMEPRFSPDGASVIFINQANDGQTPPEVWTVGSEENGAARTKLFDNADHPDWK, via the coding sequence TTGTTGCTATCAGGCTGCAAGGAAGACACGATTACCCCCACTTTATATGGCTCGGTAGAGGGCGTGGTATTAGATGCGAGTGACAATACACCCCTGGCCAACGTCATCATCACCACCAATCCCGCCACTTCCTCCTTTGCTACTGATGAAGAAGGCCGCTTTTCACTGCCCAACATTGCGGCCGGCAAGTATTCCATCTCAGCCCATAAAATAGGGTATAAGGGAGAAACCAGCAGTATTACAGTAGGAGAGGAGCAGCTTACGGAAGTAACCCTGGCGCTGGAGCACGCCGTTTCGAATCAGGGACCTAATGCGCCTTTCAACCCTTCGCCCGCTCCCGGCGCCGTTGATCAGCCCGTTTCTCTTACGCTCCGCTGGCAGGGCAAAGACCCCGACAAAGGCGACAGTCTGCGCTATGATGTATTGCTGTACGAAGGCAACTCCACCGACCGCAATATCCTGGCAACTTCTATCCGGGACACGTTTTATACCGTCAATAACCTCAAGTATAACACGGCTTATTTCTGGCAGATTACGGCCCGCGACCAGGACGGCTTGACAGCGCGCAGTGAAGTCTGGTCGTTTCGGACGGCTTCTTTTCCGTTAAACCGCTACGTATTTGCCCGCACGGTAGAGGGAAACACGGATATCTATTCGGCTAATGCCGATGGCAGCACTTTGCAGCGCCTCACCACTGCTGCCTTCACTGAAACCGCCCCCCAGATTAGCCCCACCCGCGACAAAATAGCCTACACCTCCAACGAAACCGGCCAATACCAGCTTTACACTATGAACCGGGATGGGTCCGGGCAGCGCCGCATCACCATGCTCTCAGTAGAAGGCTACCAGAACAGCGGCATCGGCTATTGCTGGTCGCCGGATGGCGCGCAACTTGTCTATAGCCATTACGACCAGCTCTACCGCATCAACCGCGACGGTACCGGCCTTACGCTACTGGCAACGGCTCCCGCCGGCCGCCACTTCCGTCAGTGCGACTGGACCGTGCAAGGCAACCTGTTGCTGGTGCAAACCATTGGAGCCAAGCCCTACGACTCGGAGATATACCTCTACAATGCCGATGGAACCAGCCCCCGCCTCGTGGTTAAAAATCTGCCCGGCCGTGTCGATTCGCCCTCTTTCAGTATAGACGGTACAGAAATGCTGTATACGCACGACGCTGCCGGATTTGAATCCAATGCAGGTCGGCAGTTGAATACCCACATCTATAAGATGAAGCTGGATGGTACCAACTTAGTAGACCTCTCTACCGGCAAGCAAGCGGGGACCAACGATATGGAGCCACGCTTTTCCCCCGATGGCGCATCCGTCATTTTTATTAACCAGGCCAACGATGGCCAGACTCCGCCCGAGGTGTGGACCGTAGGCAGTGAAGAAAACGGTGCCGCCCGCACTAAGCTCTTCGATAATGCGGACCATCCAGACTGGAAGTAG
- a CDS encoding CsgE family curli-type amyloid fiber assembly protein: protein MAKSTTKATKPVLPPLWWRPWTMALSSLAGLMYLQHPAQAQEKVPATPKEAPATRQELPLPADSTHAKRMAGLEVGSMVVDQTISKVGHDFYDVFYAQWEAPAGANDFMIVIREKPSRGLGAMISVQINDTDLLEMPIQPKFDQIEASAFSAVAVAQEYLVNQLVTQSQLEEHADQVGNGIY from the coding sequence ATGGCTAAATCCACCACTAAAGCTACCAAGCCGGTTCTCCCACCTCTGTGGTGGCGCCCCTGGACCATGGCCCTGAGCAGCCTGGCCGGACTGATGTACCTGCAGCACCCGGCGCAGGCCCAGGAAAAAGTGCCCGCTACGCCTAAAGAAGCCCCGGCAACCAGGCAGGAATTGCCTTTGCCCGCCGATAGTACCCATGCCAAACGAATGGCCGGCCTGGAAGTAGGCAGCATGGTGGTAGACCAAACCATCAGCAAAGTTGGCCACGACTTCTACGACGTGTTCTATGCCCAATGGGAAGCCCCGGCGGGTGCCAATGATTTTATGATTGTAATCCGCGAAAAGCCTTCCCGGGGCCTGGGCGCCATGATATCGGTGCAGATTAATGATACCGACCTCCTGGAGATGCCCATTCAGCCCAAGTTCGACCAGATAGAAGCCAGCGCCTTTAGTGCCGTAGCAGTGGCGCAGGAATATCTGGTCAATCAGCTGGTGACGCAAAGCCAGCTGGAAGAGCACGCCGACCAGGTGGGCAACGGTATTTACTAA
- a CDS encoding curli production assembly/transport component CsgF → MKNFFTWRLWLVGSLLFLGSQQLVQAQDLIYEPKNPAFGGGNTFNYSWLLSSAQSQNKLEDQDQRKGFERDPLKDFEENLNQQILSNLARKLVASQFGESELQEGTYIIGVYEIVVAPSSDGVSVQVTDTGTGDQTTVVIPFY, encoded by the coding sequence ATGAAAAACTTCTTTACATGGCGTCTTTGGCTGGTTGGCTCGTTGCTATTTCTGGGTAGTCAACAGCTGGTGCAGGCCCAGGACCTAATTTATGAGCCCAAGAACCCTGCTTTTGGGGGCGGCAATACTTTCAACTATTCCTGGCTGCTGAGCTCGGCCCAGTCGCAGAACAAGCTGGAAGACCAGGACCAGCGGAAAGGGTTTGAGCGCGACCCGCTGAAGGACTTTGAGGAGAATCTGAACCAGCAGATTCTTAGTAACCTGGCGCGCAAGCTGGTAGCCTCCCAGTTCGGCGAGTCGGAGCTGCAGGAAGGCACTTACATCATTGGGGTATATGAAATTGTGGTTGCCCCCAGCTCTGATGGGGTTTCAGTGCAGGTAACCGACACCGGCACCGGCGACCAAACCACGGTGGTGATTCCCTTCTATTAA
- the csgH gene encoding curli-like amyloid fiber formation chaperone CsgH, translated as MRLSVLPLAAFGVLFQPILGTAIPRRNGNSNPSSCEAKVEMRKEGKFLVILGHCHNASPVPVWVRYELRTDRRGSSGSSHNAQAGRMLVPAEQDIILSKTTIMAGPQDAYQVWLRLLDDQGSPISDDSLRYSPASAGR; from the coding sequence ATGAGACTTTCTGTTCTTCCTTTGGCCGCATTTGGGGTCCTGTTTCAGCCAATTCTGGGTACGGCAATACCGCGCCGCAATGGCAATTCTAATCCTTCTTCCTGCGAAGCAAAAGTGGAGATGCGAAAGGAAGGGAAATTCCTGGTTATTCTGGGCCATTGCCACAACGCCAGCCCGGTGCCGGTGTGGGTGCGCTACGAGTTGCGCACCGACCGGCGTGGCTCATCCGGCTCCTCACACAATGCTCAGGCGGGGCGCATGCTGGTTCCGGCGGAGCAGGATATTATTCTTTCCAAAACCACTATTATGGCCGGGCCCCAGGACGCCTACCAGGTGTGGCTGCGCCTGCTCGACGACCAAGGCTCGCCCATCTCCGATGACTCGCTCCGGTATTCTCCTGCCTCCGCCGGGCGATAA